One window of the Triticum dicoccoides isolate Atlit2015 ecotype Zavitan chromosome 3B, WEW_v2.0, whole genome shotgun sequence genome contains the following:
- the LOC119277633 gene encoding pentatricopeptide repeat-containing protein At3g09060-like: MPRPAQPEPEPPQPGGETPPIHRLLELIKSEPDPASALAHLELLVSTWPAYTPPQPLLFHLLRRLATSAPARLPRLLGLLPSLRHRPRFSEPAALVVLSAFSRALMPDAALAAFRRLPAFLGCNPGVRSHNALLDALVRARRFSDADAFFASLSHGAFGRRIAPNLQTYNIILRSLCGRGDLDRALMLFDSVRRRGVAPDRVTYSTLMSGLVKHSRLDMALYLLDEMPTYEVQPDAVCYNAVLRGCFRIGEFEKAMRVWEQLVRDPGSSPNPSTYNAMLDGLCKLGRFKEAGEVWERMIANNHQVGMITYGILIHGLCRSRDVDGAARVYSEMIKTGLVPDVAIYNSLIKGFCQAGRVGEAWKFWDSTSVSGIRNVITYNIMLKGLFDGGMVDEARELWELLEKDTSSSPDMVSFGTMIHGLCEKGFANKALQILVEAQTSGKKLDAFSYSSMISGLCNDGRLDDAVKLYEKISMDGCKLNPHIYNALIKGFCQASKFSDAVRIYGEMANNGCSPTVITYNTLIDGLCKAEKYQDASSFTKEMLEKGCKLDVNTYASLICGLCRDKKVDAALALWNQILDKGLQADVMMHNILIHGLCSAGKVDEASRLLSEMKEKNNCRPNLVTYNTLMDGFYEMGCFDKAASLWTAILENGLVPDIISYNTRIKGLCSCHRTPEGVQLLDEVLAQGIVPTAITWNILVRAVIKYGPIQI, translated from the coding sequence ATGCCGCGGCCGGCGCAGCCCGAGCCCGAGCCGCCGCAGCCCGGCGGCGAGACGCCGCCcatccaccgcctcctcgagcTGATCAAGTCCGAGCCCGACCCAGCCTCCGCGCTCGCCCACCTGGAGCTCCTCGTCTCCACCTGGCCGGCCTACACGCCGCCCCAGCCGCTCCTCTTCCACCTGCTGCGCCGCCTCGCCACCTCCGCCCCGGCCCGCCTCCCgcgcctcctcggcctcctcccgaGCCTCCGCCACCGCCCGCGCTTCTCCGAGCCCGCCGCGCTCGTCGTCCTCTCCGCCTTCTCCCGCGCGCTCATGCCCGACGCCGCGCTCGCCGCCTTCCGCCGCCTCCCTGCCTTCCTCGGCTGCAACCCGGGCGTCCGCTCCCATAACGCCCTCCTCGACGCTCTCGTGCGGGCCCGTCGCTTCTCCGACGCTGACGCCTTCTTCGCGTCCCTCTCCCATGGCGCCTTCGGGCGCCGCATTGCCCCCAACCTCCAGACTTACAACATCATCCTCCGCTCCCTCTGCGGACGTGGGGACCTAGACCGAGCTCTGATGCTCTTTGACTCCGTTCGCCGCCGCGGAGTTGCTCCAGACCGCGTCACCTACTCCACTCTCATGTCTGGGCTTGTCAAACACAGCCGCTTGGACATGGCACTTTACCTGCTCGACGAAATGCCGACCTATGAAGTGCAGCCTGATGCGGTTTGTTACAATGCAGTGCTCCGAGGGTGTTTCAGGATTGGTGAGTTTGAGAAAGCTATGCGGGTGTGGGAGCAGCTGGTGAGAGATCCTGGTTCAAGTCCCAACCCCTCCACTTACAATGCGATGCTTGATGGCTTGTGTAAACTTGGGAGGTTTAAGGAGGCGGGTGAGGTATGGGAGAGGATGATTGCAAATAATCACCAAGTCGGCATGATTACCTATGGGATTCTGATTCACGGTTTGTGCCGGTCACGGGATGTGGATGGTGCAGCAAGGGTATATTCAGAGATGATCAAGACTGGGCTTGTTCCTGATGTTGCCATATATAATTCACTCATCAAGGGGTTCTGCCAAGCTGGGAGAGTAGGAGAGGCTTGGAAATTCTGGGACTCTACCAGTGTTTCTGGCATCCGTAATGTGATAACGTATAATATAATGCTGAAGGGGCTCTTTGATGGTGGCATGGTCGATGAAGCTAGAGAATTGTGGGAGCTATTGGAGAAAGACACTTCGTCCTCTCCTGACATGGTGAGTTTTGGCACTATGATCCATGGGTTATGTGAGAAAGGCTTTGCTAACAAGGCACTTCAAATCTTAGTGGAAGCACAGACCAGTGGTAAAAAATTAGATGCATTCTCATATTCATCCATGATAAGTGGACTGTGCAATGATGGGAGACTAGACGATGCAGTTAAGTTATATGAAAAGATATCTATGGATGGCTGCAAACTGAATCCTCATATTTACAATGCACTAATAAAAGGGTTCTGCCAAGCATCTAAGTTTAGTGATGCTGTAAGAATATACGGCGAGATGGCAAACAATGGTTGTTCTCCTACTGTCATCACTTACAACACTCTAATAGATGGACTATGTAAGGCTGAAAAGTATCAAGATGCTTCAAGCTTTACAAAAGAAATGTTGGAGAAAGGTTGTAAACTAGATGTCAATACTTATGCTTCATTGATTTGTGGCCTTTGTAGAGACAAAAAGGTTGATGCTGCCCTTGCTCTGTGGAATCAAATTCTTGATAAGGGTCTTCAGGCAGATGTCATGATGCACAACATTTTAATCCATGGTCTTTGTTCTGCTGGGAAAGTAGATGAAGCTTCACGTCTTCTCTCTGAGATGAAAGAGAAGAATAACTGCCGCCCAAATCTAGTGACCTATAACACACTCATGGATGGATTTTATGAAATGGGTTGTTTTGACAAAGCAGCGTCTCTGTGGACAGCTATTTTAGAAAATGGTCTGGTACCTGATATAATTTCATATAATACAAGAATTAAGGGTCTATGCTCTTGTCACAGAACACCTGAGGGTGTCCAATTATTGGATGAGGTGCTTGCACAAGGAATTGTACCAACAGCCATCACATGGAATATACTGGTCAGAGCTGTCATCAAATATGGACCTATTCAAATATGA
- the LOC119277634 gene encoding uncharacterized protein LOC119277634 yields MLTLHTVQTSLPSPRRSSLRRHALQLSRRRFSICKSSSEDAGSDAPLPHGGDQRQQEVLAKIAMLQTQKVRITNFLDERSAYLTKFTKDADTEFDMIGQNAMKELDQIGDQIMERLDSKMQSYEETAEMQRQEIEMNERVLEDFEDWIEEEKNEGMFFKSLGKVQKPQNNEEIKVKARIEAQKVTEITKESAGSKARMNIYLALMAILSLTIANAVFATPEVEWRKVAALGLIFIGLVAQVIYEKDISPPAADKNEKREE; encoded by the exons ATGCTTACTCTTCACACCGTTCAGACATCCCTTCCCTCGCCGCGCAGATCCTCTCTGCGCCGACATGCCCTGCAACTAAGCAGGAGGAGATTTTCCATCTGTAAGAGCAGCTCCGAAGATGCTGGATCCGATGCTCCCCTGCCGCACGGCGGTGACCAACGCCAGCAGGAGGTGCTTGCGAAAATCGCCATGCTTCAGACGCAGAAGGTCCGCATCACAAACTTCCTGGATGAGCGGTCTGCTTACCTGACCAAGTTCACCAAGGACGCCGACACCGAGTTTGATATGATTGGGCAGAACGCCATGAAAGAGCTCGATCAAATTGGGGACCAG ATAATGGAGCGTCTTGACAGCAAGATGCAGTCCTACGAGGAGACAGCTGAAATGCAAAGGCAGGAGATAGAAATGAACGAGAGGGTGTTAGAAGACTTCGAAGATTGGATTGAAGAGGAGAAAAACGAAGGCATGTTCTTCAAAAgccttgggaaggtccaaaaacctCAAAACAATGAGGAAATCAAGGTGAAGGCTAGGATCGAAGCACAGAAGGTCACAGAGATAACAAAGGAGAGTGCAGGGTCAAAAGCTCGGATGAATATTTACCTTGCACTGATGGCGATACTCAGTCTTACAATCGCAAATGCCGTCTTTGCAACGCCAGAGGTGGAATGGAGGAAGGTTGCTGCTCTGGGTTTAATTTTCATTGGCCTGGTTGCTCAGGTCATCTATGAGAAAGATATATCCCCACCAGCAGCTGACAAGAATGAAAAAAGAGAAGAATGA